The nucleotide sequence GCATAAAAACTGAATCGTTGGGCAATTTTTTAAAGGCAAGCACCACCTCTTCTGCTTGTGTGTGCTCACTATCTACCCACGCCCCAAAACTATCGTCGAAAAAACACTCCACACCCTCAGGTACAGCGTGCTGATATTTAATATCTTTGCTGTCATCTAAATGGGTAATCCTATCCAAGCCAAACACCCGTAGCGCTTTCTTCTCCACATCCCACGCCAACACATACCAACGTCTTTGCGCCTCTTTTAGCAAATAAGGCTCTATCGTACGCACTTGGGGTTGTTGTTTTTTATCCCAAAACTTATAATAGTGCAACTTTAGCTGACGATGTTCTTTAATAGCCCTAAGCAAGGGTGAGAGATACTCCGTCCCCGCAGGCAATCGCCTATCAAACTGAATAACTTTAGAAAGATTACCGTAATTTTGCAAAGCTCTGAACACATCAAATGCCTCGAAGAGATTTTGGGTATAGGGGTCATTATCTTCTGTGATTTCGTATGCTTTAAGAGATTTGTTAAACTTAATAATTATATGGTAAACTTCTTTAATAATTTGAATATCACGTTGTAAAGTACGTTTAGCAAGAGGTTGCCCCTCTGTATTCTCTATACTTCTCTCCCAAGCATTCTCTAATTCTTCACTAGTACAGGGTTTGATACGCAATCGTTCAACAATAAAACGATGCCTTGAAAATATTTTCGATAAACTCATTTTCAATATTTTTTCAACAAAAGTATAAAGTTTTTTCAAAACGACAAGTTGTTGCGCCCTATTATTATATTTTTGCTTCCGAAATAAAAAAAACAAGGCAAAAGGACGCACATATCATTTTATTTTGTATATTTGCTGGCAGAAACTCATAAAACATATTTTATAGTAAAAACCAGATAAACACAAAATAAACATATTAGTAGCGTTTCGCTTTTATTTTCTAAGCTCGAAATACGACCAATTTTTCAATAGTGTACAGAAAGTAAAGACGGAAGCGTTCGCGTATGCGGGCGTTCCTTTTGCTTTACACTATGCCTTTGGTCGGGCAACGAGCTAAGTAAAACGGGATGCCCGCAAACTATTTTTGTAAAACATTGGGGAAGCCGAAAACCATTTAGAGTAGGCACTCACTAAAAACTATATTTAATTATGAGTTTAATGGTCACTATGGGAAAAGACCTTATTCGTATCTGTCCCACTAATGCAAAAAAAATTGAACGTTCAAACAACAATGGAGGCACTTGGTACCCTCGTTACACAGCAACCTCCTTTACTTTTCAGGACTTATTAGTTTCTGGAAATGAACTTTTAGCTCAAACCGACAAAGGTTTTTACTATTCTAATAACAATGGTACCTCTTGGTACAAACGAGGTTAAAAACAACTGAGGAGGTTGCTTTTAAGGTAACCTCCTCTTACCAAACGTTTGCAAAATTAAACCATTCAAACAACAATGAAAATACAAAATAACAACTTAAGAAGCCTCGAATCGCTTTACCTCCCTATAATGGAGCCTAATACTTTCTTTGCTAACAAAAAAGTACAAACTACTTACAAAGAATACGAGGCAGAAAGAAGAAAGTAATGAAGTCCCATACAACGAAAACATTTTTTCTTGCATTGAATATGATTCAGAAGGAAATGGAAAAATAAACTCATACGCAATTACGCTCCTAATGGAGAATGGGAAACTATTTTCTATCATAATGGAAAGCCCAGTCATATCGTAAGAAAAGAATGTACTATAGTAGAAAATTAGTATATTTGCAGGCATTAAAAAGTTAAACAATAATTAAACACCTAATATATGTACACACAAGCATTCAAAGAGGCAGTAGCCTACTGCAAAGCCAACAATCTATTTGTAGGGTATGGCAACCCTAACGGTAAAGTTTTAGTAATCGGCAAAGAAGCCGCACACATTCCCCAAGAAGAGACTACCGAAAATTTAGAAAAGAAGAAAGAAGAGCTCTTCCAAAGTAATGTATCTCAATGGGAACACATACTCTCTACCAATGAAGTACCTAACTACGATGGTCAGCGCCCCTTCTCTCACAATCCCTTATATGCTTACGGCAATCAATATAATAGTTGGGATAAAAGCAAAAAAGGAGGAACCAGTCGTACCTATTTAAACTACGAAAAACTCTACGAACAGCTATTTTTACAGGGAGAAAAACTTGAGAAAATCAACTTTCAAAAGGAGTTCTTCATCACCGAGTTCAGCGACTACCCTACTAAAGAAAGCTACAAAAATGAGGATATAGAAGCCCTTAGAAAACAGTCTATAGAAGAACGTAAACCTCTCTTTGCAATGCCTTTTTTCAAGGAGTTCCCTATTGTAATTGTAGCAGCCAATGATTATCCAAGACGTTACCACATTAATTTAGAACAAACTTTTGATGTCGTTTTTCAAAAGGAAATAAAAGTAGGAAGAGACCACTATTTCTTACACTTTAGTAAGGATAACAAACGTATTCTTATCCACACCCGACAATTAAGCAATAGTTTTTCTCGAGAACTAATACCTGCTATTGTTAAAGAAGCTAAGAAGTTTTTAAAGTAGAAATTTTATTAACAATAAAAAAAGAGCAATTCTTTATCAGAATTGCTCTTTTTATAAGAAGGCGGCGACATACTCTCCCACGTGACCGTAGTACCATCTGCGCTAAAAGGTTTAACTGCTCTGTTCGGAATGGTAAGAGGTGAGACCTTTGACTATAACCACCTTAAACTTTTTAGGTGTCAGGGGTTAGGTTTCAGGGTAATCCCTAATGCCTATAACCTACTACCTGTAACCTTATTTTTTTAACATATAGGGATAAAAAACATATTTTTCAATTGACAATTGACAATGGATAATTGACAATTTTTCTGACTAACGTTCCAGTAAAAAAAGAATACTGCGCGAAAAGTCTACGGGTGATTAGTATTACTCGGCTATGATGTTACCACCGTTACACCTGTAACCTATCAACGTGGTCATCTCCCACGACCCTTAAAAGAAATCTCATCTTGTGGCGGGTTTCGTACTTATATGCCTTCAGCACTTATCCCATCCGCACTTAGCTACTCTGCTATGCCCTTGGCAAGACAACAGATACACCAGCGGTGCGTCCAACTCGGTCCTCTCGTACTAGAGTCAGATCCACGCAAATTTCTAACGCCCACAGTAGATAGAGACCGAACTGTCTCACGACGTTCTGAACCCAGCTCGCGTGCCACTTTAATGGGCGAACAGCCCAACCCTTGGGACCTTCTCCAGCCCCAGGATGTGACGAGCCGACATCGAGGTGCCAAACCCCCCCGTCGATGTGAGCTCTTGGGGGAGATCAGCCTGTTATCCCCGGCGTACCTTTTATCCTTTGAGCGATGGCCCTTCCATACGGAACCACCGGATCACTATGCTCTACTTTCGTACCTGATCGACTTGTAGGTCTCTCAGTCAAGCCCCCTTATGCCATTGCACTCTTCGCACGGTTACCAAGCGTGCTGAGGGAACCTTTAGAAGCCTCCGTTACTCTTTTGGAGGCGACCACCCCAGTCAAACTACCCTCCACGAATTGTCCCCTGCACTCTGCAGGGTTAGACCTCAGATAAGCAAAGGGTGGTATTTCAACAACGACTCCACAACTACCAGAATAGCCGCTTCTAAGTCTCCCACCTATCCTACGCATCACTTATCCAAGACCAATACGAAGATATAGTAAAGGTGCACAGGGTCTTTTCGTCCCACTGCGGGTAATCGGCATCTTCACCGATACTACAATTTCACCGAGCTCATGGCCGAGACAGTGTCCAAATCGTTACACCATTCGTGCAGGTCGGAACTTACCCGACAAGGAATTTCGCTACCTTAGGACCGTTATAGTTACGGCCGCCGTTTACTGGGGCTTCAATTCAAACCTTCGTGTTACCACTAAGCTCTCCTCTTAACCTTCCAGCACCGGGCAGGTGTCAGACCCTATACCTCATCTTTCGATTTTGCAGAGTCCTGTGTTTTTGATAAACAGTCGCTTGGACCTCTTCACTGCGGCCTATCTTACGATAGGCGACCTTTCTCCCGAAGTTACAGGTCTATTTTGCCTAGTTCCTTAGCCATGAATCTCTCGAGCGCCTTAGAATTCTCATCCCAATCACCTGTGTCGGTTTACGGTACGGGCATTAATCTTCGCTTTTCTTGGAAACGTTGTCACCACTCTATCACCTCGGCCGAAGCTTCAGTGTACTATCAAAGCTATAACTGCTCCTTTAACGTACTATTCCGTCAGTACGCGGTAGTTATCTCGTTCCGTCACTTTTATCAGATTAATGGTACAGGAATATTAACCTGTTGTACATCCACTTCCCCTTCTCGGGTGCGCGTTAGTCCCCGACTAACCCTCAGCTGATTAGCATAGCTGAGGAAACCTTGATCTTTCGGCGGGCAGGTTTCTCGCCTGCCTTATCGTTACTTATGCCTACATTTTCTTTTCTATCAGCTCCACTATGGCTCACGCCTTTAGCTTCTACGCCTATAGAATGCTCCCCTACCGGTATATCTTTCAATAACCCCATAGCTTCGGTAATATGCTTATGCCCGTTTATTATCCATGCCCAACCGCTCGACTAGTGAGCTGTTACGCACTCTTTAAATGTATGGCTGCTTCCAAGCCAACATCCTAGCTGTCAGTGTAGTCAGACCGCGTTTTTTCAACTTAGCATATATTTGGGGACCTTAGCTGATGGTCCGGGTTCTTTCCCTTTAGGATATGGACCTTAGCACCCATACCCTCACTGCTGATGAACATTTAATAGCATTCGGAGTTTGTCAGGAATTGGTAGGCGATGAAACCCCCGCATCCAATCAGTAGCTCTACCTCTATTAAACTCACACCAACGCTGCACCTAAATGCATTTCGGGGAGTACGAGCTATTTCCCAGTTTGATTGGCCTTTCACCCCTACCCTCAGGTCATCCGAAGTCTTTTCAACGACAACCAGTTCGGTCCTCCACGCTGTGTTACCAGCGCTTCAACCTGCCCAAGGGTAGATCACCAGGTTTCGCGTCTACTACTACCAACTATTGCCGCCCTATTCAGACTCGCTTTCGCTACGGATTCGTATCTGAAATACTTATCCTCGCTGGTAACAGTAACTCGTAGGCTCATTATGCAAAAGGCACGCCGTCACAGCCTAAGCTGCTCCGACCGCTTGTAGGCGTATGGTTTCAGGGTCTTTTTCACTCCGTTATTCACGGTTCTTTTCACCTTTCCCTCACGGTACTAGTTCACTATCGGTCTCTCAGGAGTATTTAGCCTTACCGGATGGTCCCGGTAGATTCAGTCAAGGTTCCACGTGCCCCGACCTACTCAGGATACCCATAAGATTTATAAAACTGTGCCTATACGAGACTATCACTCTCTATGGTGTGTCTTTCCAAACACTTCTAATCCAGCTTTACAACCTATATCTGGGTCCTACTACCCCCACTCTGCCGTAACAAAGTGGGTTTGGGCTAATCCCATTTCGCTCGCCACTACTTTGGGAATCACTTTTGTTTTCTTCTCCTCCGCCTACTTAGATGTTTCAGTTCAGCGGGTTTGCCCATCTTTACGATGTAGTACATCTTCAATGTACTGGGTTGCCCCATTCGGATATTTGCGTATCATATCGTATGTGCCAATACACGCAACTTTTCGCAGCTTATCACGTCCTTCTTCGCCTCTGAGAGCCTAGGCATCCCCCATACGCCCTTACATAACTTTTCGCGCTTGTAGTCCTAGTCAATTGACAATTAACAATTGATAATTGACAATTATCTAGGTACCTCTCGTTCTCTTTGATTCTTTTTATTTTTTTTCGTTAGATTATCAATAAATCCTTATTGATCTCTTATGCTCTTTATCCCAATATGTCAATGTACTGCTTCCTCCCCCTTCCCCTCCCAAGGAGGGGTGTTTGTGGGGGAACTGTTGTGGAGAATAAGGGATTCGAACCCTTGACCCCCTGCGTGCAAGGCAGGTGCTCTAGCCAGCTGAGCTAATTCCCCGTGCTTAATGACGAGTTACGAATTACGAATTACGTTTCACGATATTCGCCTCTCTTCAGCTCCTAGAATTTCCTTCTTTAGCTTGTAGTCCCAGGCAGACTCGAACTGCCGACCTCTACATTATCAGTGTAGCGCTCTAACCAGCTGAGCTATGAGACTTTGTTCTTTTAGGTAAGAGGTAAGAGATAAGAGATTTCTTCCTCTCTATCAATTACTCTGTACCTTATTTTTTGTTGTCCAGCAAGATTTAAAGAATCAAATATACCATTAGTCCATTAATCGTTAATAATTAACTATTAATAATTAAATCGGTCGTCTCTAGAAAGGAGGTGTTCCAGCCGCACCTTCCGGTACGGCTACCTTGTTACGACTTAGCCCCAGTCACTAGTTTTACCCTAAACAGTTCCTCGCGGTGACCGTCTTCAGGTACCCCCAGCTTCCATGGCTTGACGGGCGGTGTGTACAAGGCCCGGGAACGTATTCACCGGATCATGGCTGATATCCGATTACTAGCGATTCCAGCTTCACGGAGTCGAGTTGCAGACTCCGATCCGAACTGTGACCGTCTTTATAGATTCGCGCCTGCTCACGCAGTGGCTGCTCTCTGTAACGGCCATTGTAGCACGTGTGTAGCCCAAGATGTAAGGGCCGTGATGATTTGACGTCATCCCCACCTTCCTCACGGTTTGCACCGGCAGTCCCACTAGAGGGCTCGACTCGACTCGTTAGCAACTAATGGCAGGGGTTGCGCTCGTTATAGGACTTAACCTGACACCTCACGGCACGAGCTGACGACAACCATGCAGCACCTTGAAAACTGTCCGAAGAAGGGCATATCTCTACGCCTGTCAGTCTCCATTTAAACCTTGGTAAGGTTCCTCGCGTATCATCGAATTAAACCACATGCTCCACCGCTTGTGCGGGCCCCCGTCAATTCCTTTGAGTTTCATTCTTGCGAACGTACTCCCCAGGTGGGATACTTATCACTTTCGCTTAGCCACTCAGATTACTCCAAACAGCTAGTATCCATCGTTTACAGCGTGGACTACCAGGGTATCTAATCCTGTTCGCTCCCCACGCTTTCGTCCATCAGCGTCAATTAATTGTTAGTAATATGCCTTCGCTATCGGTGTTCTGTGTAATATCTAAGCATTTCACCGCTACACTACACATTCCAACTACTTCACAACCATTCAAGACCAACAGTTTCAAAGGCAGTTGCTCAGTTGAGCTGAGCGCTTTCACCTCTGACTTACCAGCCCGCCTACAGACCCTTTAAACCCAATGATTCCGGATAACGCTCGCATCCTCCGTATTACCGCGGCTGCTGGCACGGAGTTAGCCGATGCTTATTCATAAGGTACCGTCATCAAACTACACGTAGTCCTTATTCTTCCCTTACAAAAGCAGTTTACAACCCATAAGGCCGTCATCCTGCACGCGGCATGGCTGGATCAGTCTTCCGACCATTGTCCAATATTCCTCACTGCTGCCTCCCGTAGGAGTCTGGTCCGTATCTCAGTACCAGTGTGGGGGACATCCCTCTCAGAACCCCTATCTATCATCGCCTTGGGGAGCCGTTACCTCTCCAACTAGCTAATAGAACGCATACTCATCTTTCACCACCTAAGCTTTAATAGTTGTGTGATGCCACACTACTATACTATGGGGTATTAATCCAAATTTCTTCGGGCTATCCCCCAGTGAAAGGCAGATTGTATACGCGTTACGCACCCGTACGCCGGTCTCAGTTACCCGAAAGTAACTTCCCCCTCGACTTGCATGTGTTAGGCCTGCCGCTAGCGTTCATCCTGAGCCAGGATCAAACTCTTCATCGTTAAAATCTTTTATATCTTCTAACCGATCTTCAAGTTATTGACTTCAGGTTTCACTCAATCCTTTAAATCTTTCTTTGTGCTGTACAACATTATGTCAAGGTACGTGTTGTTTTTCCACTCCAGAGGCACTACTCTCCTCTTTTGCGGGTGCAAAGGTACACCTTTTATCTTTACCTCCAAAATTTTTATACATTTTTTTTGAAGAAAATTTTTAGTTGATTGATAATGAGATATGTATTTTTATATTAGTTCCTAAAAAATTATAGAAAAACTCTAAAAATATCCGAGACACAAGTCGCACGGATAAGAAAAAACGATAGATATGAGCTACAAGAAACTCACCTATGAAGTAGTAGCGCGATAGACTACTAAAAATACACATCTAAAAAATTAAGAACAAAAGAGCTTTGTTATAAATTATAGCAATATCCCTTTACCTATCAGAATATTAGCGGGATAACAAGATATGCTACCAGCGCAGCTATCACTCCATATACCATCATAGGCACAACGGTAATTTTCATTATTTTCCCTTCAGCTTTATCAATGCCTAATACCGAACATACCGCAATAATATTGTTGATACACACCATATTACCCATCGCTCCGCCTACTGATTGCAAAGCGAGTATCAGAGGCACCGAAAGTCCTGTGGTATTAGCAACCGAGTATTGCACGGCTCCAAAAGTAAGGTTCGATACGGTGTTAGAGCCTGAAAAGAAAGACCCTACCGCTCCTAAATACGATGAGAAGATCGTCCAATGACTGCCTGTGGCTTGTGCCAATCCACGACCGATAATTTGCACTATAGAGTTTTCACCTCCCATCAGCATTACATTTACCATAATAAGCGCACCTACCAAAGCCAAGAAAGGCTTCTGTATCTGCACAAAACTAGCCGAAAAAAGCTCTTTGGTTTGCTTCCATTTCAGCGAGAACAACGGAATGGAAATGAGTACTGTAACTACAAACGGAATGAGTGCAGGCACGTAGAGCAGTTTGTAGCTTTCATTTTCGCCCGTAGCAAAAATATTATTCAGTGAAAAAATGAGTCCTTTAGTAACCTCAAAATCGCCCAGATAACCCAATTTTATAGTAAACCTCTCAGTTGTATCGTTCAAAAGTGCTTTTAGTGGAAGTTGTTTAATGCGGGTAAGTGCTAAAATGATAATGAGTGAAGCCGTAGGAAAAAGGGCTTTGATGAGTTCTGAAGATTTTACCTTCTCGTGATGTACTTCACGGTTATCAGTTTTAGATAGTCCTATTCCTTTGCTTGCAATGCCCACCGAGATAAAGAGCCCAATAGCCCCTCCTACCAAAGCGGGGAACTCGTAATTGAACCACGCAATAACCACATAAGGCACCGTGCACGAGAGAATACTAATAAGTATAAAAACTATGTTTCGGCGTATCTGTTGCCAAGATACAATCACTTTGAGTGCCATCACAGGAATTACAAAAGCAGCAAACAGATGCACAATAGCCGTAATCCTACCTATGTCGGAAAGCTCAGTGTCAGAAATAGCTCCATTACCGATAAGCGTACCAAAACCAAACCACGTAGGGGTGCCTACCGCTCCAAACGATACGGGTACCGAGTTCATAATAAGTGTGAGAATAGCAACTTGCAACGGCTTGAAGCCTAATCCTACCAATAAAGGTGCTGCAATAGCCGCAGGCGTACCAAAACCACTGGCTCCTTCAATCATAAAGGCAAAAGCCCAGCCTATAATCATCAGCTGTGCCACAGGATTCGGACTGATGTTGCCTAACCAACAGCGCAACACATTCATTGCCCCTGTCATCTCCATCATTCGGTTGAAGAGCACCGCCCCAAATATTACCGTAATAGGCGTAGCTACCGATATGATAGCCTTAATAAAGTTAGCATTTACGGCTACAAAAGAGCCTTCAAAATAAGTTAGGTGCAACACATACACCAATCCTGCAATAAGCGGGAGTGCTATATACGAGGGAAGTGCGTTCTTTTTAACCATCAAATAGATGAGTAGTACTATCGGAAGTACGCTAAGAAATAAAGCCATAAGTTTCTTTTTTATTTTCTTTTGAGGGCAAAGATAGTGCTTTTTATTTAATATGCAAATATTACGAAAGAAATATGTTTTCGAGCGAAATAGCAAAGACAAAAAAAGAGTGAGCCTCCGAAAAGGCTCACTCTTTTTGAATAAATCAAAAAAACTTCTTTTCTACTGGAAGTCTAAATCGGCTTCTTTTTCGTATTTAATTTGCTTAATAATTACATTATCCTTATTGGTATGTTCTCCTAGAGTGCCTGTAACAATAAGTTTGGTACCTGCTGTTTTCAGTTTGGCTTTAGTTTTTTTGGATAACGCTTTAAATACAGTACTAGTAGCATACACTTGTACTTCTGTTTTATCTTTGAATTCAAAGAAAGTACTACTGTCTTTTATTGTAATGACACCTTCTAATTTCACTTTTTTGTCTTTATATTTATTGAAATCAGCAACAGTAGCGGTAGCTACATTTAGCTCAGGAAGCTGTACTACTGGGGTATCACCAAATACAATATCACCTTCCACAGCATAAACCAATTGATGTACGGTATTTCCATTTACACTATAATCTTCAAATTTTCCTTTAATTGAAGTGAGCTTTTGTCCGTCAGTACCCAATTTAGTTTGAGCATCTTTACTAAAAGATTTGAGATTAGGAGAGTACAACTGTATTTTATTACCATCAGAGAAAACAACGTAAGATTTTCCACCTTCAACTTTTAGAGTGGCATTCTTTAAATTTACGTGCTTACCCACTTGGTAATCGCTGGCAAGAGTAGCGGTTGTAGCGTCTACATCTACGTAAGTAATCGCAGCAGGTGCTTTTATAAATTCTATATCACTTTCTTTGCTGTACAGTATTTCTTTTACAACAGTACCATTTTTAAGGGCATAATCAGTAAAGACTCCTGTAACGTTTATTTCATAACCTTCTGTTGCCAATTTTTCTTTAGCTGCATCTGAAATAGTTACGCCCTTAGCTGAAAATACTTGTATTTCGGTACCATCTTTGAAAACGATGTAGGTTCTTCCGCTTTTTACTACTGTGGTACCGTGTAGTTTTACGGTTTTGCCTACTACATAATCAGCTACAGTAGCATTGCTCGCTTCTAAGGTCTCAACAGTCGTAGAGGTTTGTGTACCAGTTTGTGTACTAGTAGAAGTACCTCCTTTTACTACCAAATCAGCATAATTGCTTATCATAAATTGGTAGTCTTTGTTGAATTTGGTAAGCACTCCTGTTACTTCCACTTCACCAGCAGGCACTTTCTCGTCTTTAAACTTAGCATAACTGCTTGTTCTAAAGATAATGGTCTTCCCATTAGCATCGGTAAGCTTGTAGTTAGTGGCATTCCCAAGGGCATTATTCTTGTCGTAAAGTGTTTTACCTACAGCATCAGTAGGGAAATGTACCCCTTTAAGAGTAATGAGCTGGTCTACGTGCGCATCGGTAGATACTTCTTGTATAGAGTTACTCACTTTGGCTAATTCGGCAACAGTCTTGCGCTCACCTGTGTCAAACAAGTGTTTTTTATAAATCGCCTCAGCCATTGTGCCTACACTCACTCTTCCGCTTTTGGCAGTATAAGTGCCGTGACCTACCTCTATAGCACTGTTGTTAAGTTGAGTGGTAAGGTCTTTCAAGCGCAATTGTACTTTAGCTCCTACGGGGAACTCGGTATAAAGACCACTTTTGTCAATCGCTACTGAAAGTCCTTGATTCTTATCAGCGTTCTGTATATAAATTTTCTTGTAGAAGTTTCCTCCCTCATCGCTAGATATTACATACCCCTCAATAGCTTCATCAGCTGTATAGGTAGCCACTGAGGCAGTTACTTTTGTGAGTACGTTAGCAAAACTTACTACTTGACCGCTATAGTCAGGCAGTGGCTTTTTCCCGTTAGGATCGGGAATGTCATAATCGTCGTCTTTTACACACGATGTAATAGCGAATGCCGTAAGTAGGGCTATCGCCACTGGTTTTAATAGGTTTAGTTTCATATGGCTATAAGTTTACAGTTATCAGTGTTTTGTTTTATTTTAAGGTTTGCTTATTCGCAATGCCCTATAGTCCATTTCTTGTTTCTCAACGTTTGCATTGTAGCTTGCTCTTCTGGATTGTCTTTAACTCTTGGGTTCATATAAACAGTGCCTCCACCATTTTCGTGCATAGTGCTCACAACTTTCTTGAGTTTTTGACCAGAAAAGGTAAGGTTAAAGCGTAATTCTTTCAGCTTTTTATTAGTGGTAAGATTTAAGTCTTCAAGAGGCAAAGCCGATACTTTCAAATAAACAAGCTCAGTGTTATTGTGCAAGTTTACTTCTTTTATTTTATTATGACTCATATCCAATCTCTCCAATACGGTATTGCGAGTCACATCTAAAGAAGTCACTTCATTATCATTACAATAGAAAGTCGTTACCTTACCGTAAACTCTCACTGTAT is from Capnocytophaga ochracea DSM 7271 and encodes:
- a CDS encoding helix-turn-helix transcriptional regulator; the encoded protein is MSLSKIFSRHRFIVERLRIKPCTSEELENAWERSIENTEGQPLAKRTLQRDIQIIKEVYHIIIKFNKSLKAYEITEDNDPYTQNLFEAFDVFRALQNYGNLSKVIQFDRRLPAGTEYLSPLLRAIKEHRQLKLHYYKFWDKKQQPQVRTIEPYLLKEAQRRWYVLAWDVEKKALRVFGLDRITHLDDSKDIKYQHAVPEGVECFFDDSFGAWVDSEHTQAEEVVLAFKKLPNDSVFMPNPAEYLKAMPLHSSQEVVRETDNEIVLKLRLKITPDFVREIQSYGDRVKVLSDNVLICKK
- a CDS encoding beta propeller repeat protein → MSLMVTMGKDLIRICPTNAKKIERSNNNGGTWYPRYTATSFTFQDLLVSGNELLAQTDKGFYYSNNNGTSWYKRG
- a CDS encoding L-lactate permease, with protein sequence MALFLSVLPIVLLIYLMVKKNALPSYIALPLIAGLVYVLHLTYFEGSFVAVNANFIKAIISVATPITVIFGAVLFNRMMEMTGAMNVLRCWLGNISPNPVAQLMIIGWAFAFMIEGASGFGTPAAIAAPLLVGLGFKPLQVAILTLIMNSVPVSFGAVGTPTWFGFGTLIGNGAISDTELSDIGRITAIVHLFAAFVIPVMALKVIVSWQQIRRNIVFILISILSCTVPYVVIAWFNYEFPALVGGAIGLFISVGIASKGIGLSKTDNREVHHEKVKSSELIKALFPTASLIIILALTRIKQLPLKALLNDTTERFTIKLGYLGDFEVTKGLIFSLNNIFATGENESYKLLYVPALIPFVVTVLISIPLFSLKWKQTKELFSASFVQIQKPFLALVGALIMVNVMLMGGENSIVQIIGRGLAQATGSHWTIFSSYLGAVGSFFSGSNTVSNLTFGAVQYSVANTTGLSVPLILALQSVGGAMGNMVCINNIIAVCSVLGIDKAEGKIMKITVVPMMVYGVIAALVAYLVIPLIF
- a CDS encoding DUF5689 domain-containing protein, which translates into the protein MKLNLLKPVAIALLTAFAITSCVKDDDYDIPDPNGKKPLPDYSGQVVSFANVLTKVTASVATYTADEAIEGYVISSDEGGNFYKKIYIQNADKNQGLSVAIDKSGLYTEFPVGAKVQLRLKDLTTQLNNSAIEVGHGTYTAKSGRVSVGTMAEAIYKKHLFDTGERKTVAELAKVSNSIQEVSTDAHVDQLITLKGVHFPTDAVGKTLYDKNNALGNATNYKLTDANGKTIIFRTSSYAKFKDEKVPAGEVEVTGVLTKFNKDYQFMISNYADLVVKGGTSTSTQTGTQTSTTVETLEASNATVADYVVGKTVKLHGTTVVKSGRTYIVFKDGTEIQVFSAKGVTISDAAKEKLATEGYEINVTGVFTDYALKNGTVVKEILYSKESDIEFIKAPAAITYVDVDATTATLASDYQVGKHVNLKNATLKVEGGKSYVVFSDGNKIQLYSPNLKSFSKDAQTKLGTDGQKLTSIKGKFEDYSVNGNTVHQLVYAVEGDIVFGDTPVVQLPELNVATATVADFNKYKDKKVKLEGVITIKDSSTFFEFKDKTEVQVYATSTVFKALSKKTKAKLKTAGTKLIVTGTLGEHTNKDNVIIKQIKYEKEADLDFQ